In Brevibacillus brevis, a genomic segment contains:
- the rpsT gene encoding 30S ribosomal protein S20: MPNIKSAIKRTKTIEKRRAHRASQKSDLRTSLKNFEKAVAASDVALAKSTLLVAVKKLDKAASKGLIHKNAANRQKSRLMKKLNVLSAPVA, encoded by the coding sequence ATGCCAAACATTAAATCTGCGATTAAGCGCACCAAAACCATTGAAAAGCGCCGCGCACACCGTGCTTCTCAAAAGTCTGATCTGCGCACTTCCCTGAAAAACTTTGAGAAAGCTGTCGCCGCTTCCGATGTAGCATTGGCGAAATCCACTCTTCTGGTGGCTGTGAAAAAGCTGGACAAGGCCGCTTCGAAAGGTCTCATTCATAAAAACGCAGCAAATCGTCAAAAGTCTCGTTTGATGAAAAAGCTCAACGTTCTGAGCGCTCCAGTAGCGTAA
- the holA gene encoding DNA polymerase III subunit delta: MPLLSAIREIRQKQFSPVYVLYGPESFLAEEFLSLAKREMIDPDFSDLNVSVYDCTETALADILQDAETLPFMGEHRLVIARQAYFLTGSKPPTKVESDPEALLAYLQSPPEYTTLILHTDAEKLDERKKLVKTLQQKAKVIPFLLLKDGDLYSWVERQADKYKASIDRPQAIKLVERVGGELRLLDKEIEKLAIFVGEGGAITEPVIENLCARTLEQDVFALIEQVALGRLDKALRMLYDCMKTGEEPIKLLSLFARQFRMLLQVRQLAPRGYSQQQMAGMIKVHPYAVKKALEQARHFSEESLRKLLLILAEDDFRMKSGQVDKRLALELFIARAHDERLKSSG, from the coding sequence ATGCCATTGCTGTCGGCAATCCGGGAAATACGCCAAAAACAGTTTTCCCCCGTCTACGTCCTGTACGGGCCGGAGTCTTTTTTGGCGGAAGAGTTTCTGTCTCTTGCCAAAAGAGAAATGATCGACCCTGATTTCAGCGATCTCAATGTGAGCGTCTACGATTGTACGGAGACCGCCCTTGCCGACATCCTGCAGGACGCCGAGACGCTTCCGTTTATGGGGGAGCATCGGCTAGTCATCGCCAGGCAAGCGTACTTTTTGACGGGAAGCAAGCCGCCTACCAAGGTAGAGAGCGATCCGGAAGCGCTGCTCGCTTATTTGCAAAGCCCTCCCGAGTATACGACACTCATTTTACATACGGATGCGGAAAAGCTGGACGAGCGCAAGAAGCTGGTGAAGACGCTCCAGCAAAAAGCCAAGGTGATTCCCTTCCTTCTCTTGAAGGATGGCGACTTGTACAGCTGGGTAGAGCGTCAGGCGGACAAATACAAGGCATCGATCGATCGTCCGCAGGCGATCAAGCTGGTGGAACGGGTAGGCGGCGAGCTGCGGCTGTTGGACAAAGAGATCGAAAAGCTGGCGATCTTCGTGGGAGAGGGCGGTGCGATCACCGAGCCAGTCATTGAAAATTTGTGTGCCCGAACGCTGGAGCAGGATGTGTTCGCTTTGATTGAGCAGGTCGCCCTGGGGAGACTCGACAAAGCGCTGCGCATGCTCTATGACTGCATGAAGACGGGCGAAGAGCCGATCAAGCTGCTGTCGCTCTTTGCGAGGCAGTTCCGCATGCTGCTGCAGGTGAGGCAGCTGGCTCCGCGCGGCTATTCGCAGCAGCAGATGGCGGGGATGATCAAGGTCCATCCGTACGCGGTGAAAAAGGCGCTGGAACAAGCGCGGCACTTCTCGGAAGAGTCTTTGAGAAAGCTGCTCCTGATCCTGGCGGAGGACGATTTTCGCATGAAGTCCGGGCAGGTGGACAAGCGGCTGGCACTGGAGCTGTTTATCGCCCGCGCCCACGACGAGAGGTTGAAGTCAAGCGGATAA